A region from the Lentimonas sp. CC4 genome encodes:
- the ileS gene encoding isoleucine--tRNA ligase: MALDLKNTLNLPVTAFPMRGNLVEREPTRIEHWEKLDLYGKIQAKNAAGQSFILHDGPPFTNGDLHLGHALNKTLKDTILRFKWMQGYNAPYIPGWDSHGLPIEHKVSRELQEEGRTDYTALEVREACAKFADKFRVIQREQFKRLGVLADWDNEYWTIHPDYEATELETFASFVEQGLVYRSKKPVYWSIPCATALAEAEIEYKDHKSVSIYVKLGLSDAALKALALEDPASVLIWTTTAWTLPANMAVSVNPKIEYSALKTSNQGTIIVATALRDAVIEACGLEDVEVINTFLGSVMEKLEARHPFIDRPSPILLADYVTTESGTGCVHTAPGHGQDDYITGINNGIDVYCPLDDNGCYIDDGQVPAELVGLSVLEDGKISEANRGVLKIIGQNGSLIAKKTITHSYPHCWRSKTPVIFRAMDQWFIALDKGGDRQRALDSLNDVNFIPAWGEKRIRAAVENRPDWCISRQRTWGVPIPAFYNEDGEAFIDADVIRAIAQKVATSGTNIWFEQTAAELLEGITLPAGWPTADQLKCGTDTLDVWIDSGTSHRAVLQKRDNLSWPADLYLEGSDQHRGWFQSSLWTSVIADKAAPYKNLLTHGFIVKEDGTKLSKSDGAARPLPEWIKLYGADVVRLWICSQDYRNDVPVSDKIVKNVSNSYRNMRNTLRFQISNLFDFDAATDAVPLTDLNAIDKWVLDELAQLVRKVTEAYEAYEFHRAFKDLIDPFCANVLSATYHDILKDRLYTCAPNDPLRRSSQTAISIIFSVFTRLVAPLIPHTADEAWSYAQNDSDFTDEPIALSDWPYVDTAWDQPEVAADIRALRTFLSEQVNDSLESLRQDKAIGQSLDAQATITGSMSDPEFARLKQYESDLPELFILSQVTVLEDASATELTVEVAHADGVRCPRSWRWVPELVETEAWGPVSPRCAEALKQISQATK, translated from the coding sequence AAGGACACCATCTTACGCTTCAAATGGATGCAAGGCTACAACGCCCCATACATCCCAGGTTGGGACAGCCATGGTCTGCCAATCGAGCACAAGGTATCGCGTGAACTTCAAGAAGAAGGCCGCACCGATTACACTGCACTTGAAGTGCGTGAAGCCTGCGCGAAATTTGCCGACAAATTCCGCGTCATTCAACGCGAACAGTTCAAACGCCTCGGCGTATTGGCGGATTGGGACAACGAATATTGGACCATCCACCCTGATTACGAAGCCACTGAACTAGAAACTTTTGCCAGCTTCGTTGAGCAGGGCCTCGTCTACCGCAGCAAGAAACCAGTTTACTGGTCCATCCCTTGCGCAACTGCCCTTGCAGAAGCTGAAATCGAATACAAGGATCACAAGAGCGTCTCGATCTATGTAAAGCTCGGCCTCTCCGACGCAGCGCTCAAAGCACTTGCCCTCGAAGATCCTGCATCTGTGCTGATCTGGACGACCACGGCATGGACATTGCCAGCCAACATGGCGGTCTCTGTAAATCCAAAGATCGAATACAGCGCACTCAAGACCAGCAACCAAGGCACGATCATCGTCGCCACTGCGCTGCGCGATGCAGTCATCGAAGCCTGCGGCCTCGAAGATGTCGAAGTCATCAACACGTTCCTCGGCTCCGTCATGGAGAAGCTCGAAGCACGTCACCCATTCATCGACCGCCCGAGTCCGATCCTACTGGCTGACTACGTCACCACTGAGAGCGGCACAGGTTGTGTCCACACCGCTCCTGGCCATGGTCAGGATGACTACATCACTGGCATCAACAACGGCATCGACGTGTATTGCCCACTCGATGACAACGGTTGCTACATCGATGATGGTCAAGTGCCCGCCGAACTCGTTGGCCTCTCGGTGCTCGAAGACGGTAAGATCAGCGAAGCAAATCGCGGCGTGCTCAAGATCATCGGTCAAAATGGCTCACTTATCGCCAAGAAGACGATCACCCACAGTTACCCACACTGCTGGCGTTCGAAGACTCCGGTCATTTTCCGCGCAATGGATCAATGGTTCATCGCGCTCGATAAGGGCGGCGACCGCCAACGCGCACTCGACTCACTCAACGATGTCAACTTCATCCCTGCTTGGGGCGAGAAACGCATCCGCGCAGCGGTCGAGAACCGCCCGGACTGGTGCATCAGCCGCCAACGCACATGGGGTGTGCCAATCCCTGCATTTTACAACGAAGACGGCGAAGCGTTTATCGACGCCGACGTCATCCGTGCCATCGCTCAAAAGGTCGCAACCAGCGGCACTAACATCTGGTTTGAGCAAACAGCTGCAGAGCTGCTTGAAGGCATCACCTTGCCAGCTGGCTGGCCTACTGCAGACCAACTCAAGTGTGGCACTGACACACTTGACGTATGGATCGACTCTGGCACGAGTCACCGCGCCGTGCTGCAAAAACGCGACAACCTTAGCTGGCCCGCAGACCTCTACCTCGAAGGGAGTGACCAACACCGCGGCTGGTTCCAAAGCTCGCTCTGGACGTCCGTCATCGCCGACAAGGCCGCGCCTTATAAGAATCTTCTCACACACGGCTTCATCGTGAAGGAAGACGGCACCAAGCTCTCCAAGAGCGACGGTGCAGCACGCCCACTCCCTGAATGGATCAAGCTCTACGGAGCTGACGTGGTGCGCCTCTGGATCTGCTCGCAGGACTACCGCAACGACGTGCCAGTCTCTGATAAGATCGTGAAAAATGTTTCGAACAGCTATCGAAACATGCGTAACACCCTACGCTTCCAGATCAGTAATCTCTTCGACTTCGACGCAGCGACCGACGCCGTGCCACTCACCGATCTCAATGCGATCGACAAATGGGTGCTCGACGAACTCGCACAACTCGTGCGCAAAGTCACTGAAGCCTACGAAGCCTACGAATTCCACCGCGCATTCAAGGATCTCATTGATCCCTTCTGTGCGAACGTGCTTTCGGCCACTTACCACGACATCCTCAAGGATCGTCTCTACACCTGTGCGCCCAATGATCCGCTGCGCCGCTCTTCGCAAACCGCGATCAGCATCATTTTTAGCGTCTTCACACGCCTCGTGGCACCACTCATCCCGCACACTGCCGACGAAGCATGGAGCTATGCGCAAAACGATAGCGACTTTACCGACGAGCCGATCGCGCTCAGCGACTGGCCGTATGTGGATACCGCATGGGATCAGCCAGAAGTCGCCGCAGACATCCGCGCGCTACGCACCTTCCTCTCGGAGCAGGTCAACGACAGCCTCGAGTCACTCCGCCAAGACAAAGCAATCGGACAGAGCTTGGACGCCCAGGCGACCATCACTGGCTCGATGAGCGATCCCGAATTCGCTCGCTTAAAGCAATACGAGTCGGACTTGCCGGAACTTTTTATTCTTTCGCAAGTCACTGTCCTCGAAGACGCAAGTGCGACCGAGCTTACTGTCGAAGTCGCGCATGCCGATGGCGTGCGCTGCCCTCGCAGTTGGCGCTGGGTGCCCGAGCTCGTCGAAACAGAAGCGTGGGGACCGGTATCTCCACGTTGCGCCGAAGCACTCAAACAAATTTCACAAGCTACCAAATAA